TGGTGCCGGTTGGGCCGGTGCCAGTCCAGCGCGTCGGGCTCCTCGAAGACGCTGTCGTCGCGGTTGATGACCGAGGTGGAGAAGACGACCCCCTCGTCCGTGCGGATCGTCTCCCCGCCGATCTCGATGTCCTCGGCGGCCACGCGCAGCATCCCGTCCGCGATCGACAGGAAGCGCATCAGCTCCTCCACGGCCGTCGGCATGAGGGACGGCTCGGCCCGCAGTTCGGTCAGCTGCTCCGGGTGGCGCAGCAGGGTGAACGTGCCGAGCGAGATCATGTTGGCCGTGGTCTCGTGCCCGGCGACCAGCAGGATCAGCGCGAGGGCGACGAGCTCCTCGACGTCGATCTCGCCCGTCTCCAGGCGTTGTGCGATCAGCTCGTCGAGCAGCCCGTCGCCCGGCTCGCGGCGCTTGCGCTCGATGAGGGCGGCGAAGTACTCGTCGAGCCGATGCCGGGCGTCCTCGACGTCGGACTGCCCGGGCCCGCGCAGCAGCCGGCGCGACTGCCCCTCGAAGAACTCGTGGTCGTCGTACGGGACGCCCAGCAGGGCGCAGATGACCATGGACGGCACCGGCAGGGCGAAGGCGCTCACCAGTTCCGCGCGGGGCCCGGCGGCGATCATCTCGTCGATCAGCCGGTCCACGGTCTGGTGGATCTGCGGGCGCAGCGCCGCGATCCGTTTCACGCTGAAGCGGGGGATGAGCATCCGCCGCTGGGTGTTGTGCTCGGGGTCGTCGACCCCCAGCAGCGCGGCCCGGCGCACCTGGAGCCCCTTGAACCGCTCGGTGGGGGCGGGGAAGGCGGCGTTCGTGCGGTCGGAGGAGAGCCGGCCGTCGGCGAGCAGGGCGCGCGCCTCGGCGTGGCCGGTGACGACCCAGACGGTGCGGCCGTCGAAGAGGCTGACCCGGGAGAGCGGACGCCCCTCACGCAGGGGCTCGTAGGCGGTCGGCGGGTGGTACGGGCAGGTTCGGTCCTGCGGGAAGGAGACGATCTCTGACATCAAGCACCTCGCAAGCCATGGTTCCGTCGTGCCGGACTCCATTACATGCCTGAGGCACCTATCCTACCTATGCCAGTTTCGGCCACATCATCCGAGTTCGCCCGCACGGCCCCCTCAGGGGTCCGCCGGCTCAGAGGTGGGCGTCCAGGAACTGCCGGAACTCCTCGCCCGTCAGCGGTCCGGCCTGCGTCGCGATCGCCGCGCCGTCCACGATCAGCACCGCGGTCGGGGCGCCGGTCACTTCGAAACGCCTGGTCGTCGCGGGGCAGCGGGTGATGTCGGTGCGGACGGCCGTGAGCCGGTCCCCGTACTCCCGTGCCAGCTCGCCGACGACCTCGTCCATGGCGCGACAGGCCTCGACGGCCTTGGGCCAGGTCCCGGTGAAGTAGGCGAGAACCGGCCCCGTGGCCATCGAGAGCACGAAGTCGAACTCCTGGTCCTCCAGTGGCTGGTGTACCCGACGTGCCATGCGTGCCGCTCCTCGCTCGTGCGCGCCCCCGCGATCGGGAGGGCGGCCCCCATCATCGCCGCTCGCCCGGTGCCCGTTGTCAGTGGCGCCTGTGAAGCTGGCGCCATGGACGACAGGATGCTGCGGCGCCGGGTCTACGGCGCCGACCACGACGACCCCGACCCCGGCCCGCGCCCGGGCCACGTCTACGGGGAGCTGGTGGGCGGCCCGCTGGACGGGCTGCTCCTCGACATCACCGGCTGGAGCGCGCCGCGACTCGCCGAGGAGGCGCGCCTGCCCACCGAGATAGGGCGCCACGGACCCGGCGGCCGCACCCACTACCGGCGCCGGCCCGCCGACCCGGGCCGCTGGGACTGGACCTGCGACAGCCCCTGACCTGACCTGACCCGACCCGGCCCGGCCCGACCCGACCCGACCCGGGCCGGGCCGCCCGGCCCGCGAAGCGGCCGGGGGAGCGTCAGCGGGCCGCGCCGCGGCTCACGTTGCGGGCCCACAGGACCAGCGGGACCTGGAGGGGGAGCCGGCCGAGCGCCGCGGCCCGCACGGCGGGTCCGCGGCTCCGTGCGTCGGCCGCCATCCGCACGTTCGCCGGGAACACCCCGACGAAGAACGCCGCCGCGCCCAGCGCCGCCACCCGGCGGGTGCGCGGGTGGGCCACCCCGGCGGCGAGCGCGAGCTCGGCCACCCCGCTCGCGTACGTCCAGCGCCGCGGGCTGCCCGGCAGCGAGCGCGGCACCATGGCGTCGAACTGCCGGGGAAGGGCCGCGTGGGCGACCGCGGCCCCGGCCAGCAGGCCGGCGAGCAGGAGGGGGGAAGAAGGGCGGCGCGGCATCGCGGATTCCTCTCGGAGGGGGCCTGGCCCGCCGATCCTACTCACGAGTAGGGGTGAGGGGAGGGGCCCGGCGGATCCCGCGCTCGCCGTTCCCGGAAATCCGCCGAAGAATTTTCCCGAGAGCTGTCGATCCGGGCGCTTCCCGTTCGACGCAGGGGTGAGAGGCAGGGGAATACCCCGCCCTCCCGACCGAGGAGTCACCATGCCGCGCTTCCTGACGATGATCCGCATCGACGAGCAGAACCAGCCCGCCGAAGCCTTCCCCGCCGACTTCGAACAGCGCATGGGCGCCCTCCTGGAGGAGATCACCAAGGCCGGGGTCATGCTCGACACGGCCGGGCTGCTCCCGACCTCCGAGAGCACCCGCCTCAGCTGGTCCGGCGGGAAGATCAGCTACACCGACGGCCCGTTCACCGAGACCAAGGAGGTCGTCGGCGGATACTCCCTCACCCAGTGCAAGGACAAGGCCGAGGCCGTCGAATGGACCAAGCGGTTCCTGGAGATCCACCCGGCGCACTGGAACGTCAGCGCCGAGGTCCGCGAGATCCAGGAGATGTGAGGCGGCCGACGTGATCCGGGCGGTCCGACCCGGGACGGACCGACCCGGGACGGTGCGGCCGCGACCCGTGGGGCCGGAGCGGCGGGCCGCCGGTGCGGCGGCGTGCCCCTCCCGGCCGTCCGCCGCCGCCCGTCCGCCGCCGCCCGGCCGCCCGGCCCGGGCCGCCGCCCGCCGCGCCGCGTTTGCCCTGCCCCGTCGCGGCTGCTCTGATGGGTGGCCGTGACGGCAGTGAGTACGGCCCAGGCGGTCGAAGCGGTGTTCAGGATCGAGTCCGCGCGGATCATCGCCGGTGTCGCCCGGATCGTGCGGGACGTCGGCATCGCCGAGGAACTCGCCCAGGACGCGCTCGTCGCCGCCCTGGAGCAGTGGCCGCGGACCGGCGTGCCGGACCGTCCCGGCGCCTGGCTCACGGCCACCGCCAAGAACCGCGCCGTCGACCTCGTCCGCCGCAGGGAGACGTACGCGCGCAAGCTCGCCGAGGTCGGCCGGACCCTGGAGGACGCCCCGCCGCCCCCCGAACCCGCCGACCCGGACGACATCGACGACGACCTGCTGCGGCTGATCTTCACCGCCTGCCACCCCGTCCTGGCCACCGAGGCCCGCATCGCCCTCACCCTGCGCCTGATGGGCGGTCTGACCACCGCGGAGATCGCCCGCGCCTTCCTCGCCCCCGAACCCACCGTCGCCCAGCGCATCGTCCGCGCCAAACGGGCGCTGGCCCGGGCGGGCGTCCCCTTCGAGGTGCCGTACGGGGCCGACCGCGACCAGCGGCTGGCCTCCGTGCTGGAGGTCATCTACCTGGTCTTCAACGAGGGCCACTCGGCGACCGAGGGCGACGACCTGGTCCGCCCCGCCCTCTGCGAGGACGCCCTGCGGCTGGCCCGCGTCCTGGCCGGACTGATGCCCGACGAGCCCGAGGTGCACGGACTCGCCGCCCTGCTGGAGTTCCAGGCCTCCCGGATCGCCACCCGCACCGGCCCGGACGGCGCACCGGTACTGCTCGCCGACCAGAACCGCTCCCGATGGAACCGGATGCTCATCCACCGGGGCGTCGAGGCCCTGCGGCGCGCGGGCACCGGCCCCTACTCCGTACAGGCCGCCATCGCCGGCTGCCACGCGGCGGCCGTCCGCTACGAGGACACCGACTGGGCCACCATCGCCGCCCTCTACGACCGGCTCGTCCGGCTCGTGCCCTCGCCCGTCGTCGAGCTCAACCGGGCCGTGGCCGTCTCGATGGCCCGGGGGCCGCAGGCGGCGCTTCCGCTGGTCGACGCCCTGGCGGCCGAGCCGGCGCTGCGCTCCTACCACCTGCTGCCGAGCGTACGGGGCGACCTGCTGGAGCGGCTCGGCCGGCCCGCGGAGGCCCGCGCCGAGTTCGAACGCGCCGCCGCCCTCACCCGCAACGCGAGCGAACGCGCCCTGCTCCTCGGCCGCGCCGCCCGCCTCTGAGCCCGCCGCACCCCGCACCGGGGGCGGCGGACCGGTTCAGCTCCGGCGCGCCCCGCCGGCCGCGTCGAGCGGGGTGTCCACCGGCCGGCGCGGCGGCGTCAGCGCGATCGGCCGGCCGAACCCGCCGGATCGGGCGACCTCCTGGACCGTCAGGCGCAGCGCCTCCTGGAAGTCGTCCATCGTGCGGCGGGCCGCCGCGGTGTCCACGTACAGCGAGTTCATGTGCAGCCCCGCCGTGTCCCGCTGGAACCAGGAGCACGCGCCGTTGGCCCGCGCCGACCACACGTGCGTCGCGGCCCGCCACTCGTCGTGCCGCTCGGCCCCCCGGCAGCGGCGCATGTCGATGTACGAGAAGAAGTTGACCGGGTAGGGCCAGGAGCGGGCGGCGAACTCCTCGGGCGCCAGCAGCTCCCACGCCCGGACGAACGGCACGTCGACATGGCTGATCATCTCGCCGAAGCCGCTGCGGACCGAGGCCATCACCTGCCCGAAGTCCCGGCCGGGCGAGGCGTCGAACTCGATGGGCAGGGTGTTGACGAACCAGCCCACCGAGTCCGTCCACGTGTCGCGGCCGCGCTCGCTCACCGGCATCAGACCGCGGTAGACCCCGGGCCCGCCCGCCTCGCGCAGGCAGACGGCCACCGAGGCGAGCAGTCCCATGAAGGGCTTCCCGCCCACCGCCAGACAGGTCTTCTCGAACACCTCCGCCTCACCGGCGTCCAGCAGCGTCGAGGCCTCGTTGACGATCGGGTACATCCGCCCCGGCTCCACTCCGAGGTCGAGCGGGAACCGCGGGAAGAACTCTCCCTCCGGCCCCATGAAGGCCCGCCAGTAGTCCAGCCGCTCGTCGCGGGCGTCGATGGACAGGTAGCGGCGGCGCTGCTCCTCGGCGAAGTCCAGGTAGCTGGGGGCGGGCGTGAGGTCGAGCTCCCCGCCGGCGCGCAGGGCCTCGTAGGCGGTCATCACCTCCTGGACGACCACCGGCATCGACATGCCGTCGCAGACGATGTGGTCGAAGGCCAGATAGACGGTCGCGGAGTCCGTGCGGACCACCGCCCCCATGACGAACAGCGGCCACGAGAGGGTGTCGATGCTGCGGCGGAACCGCTCGACCAGGAAGCCGCCCATCCGCTCCGACGTGTCGAACGCGCCCACCTCCCGTGCTTCGAGGGCGAGTTCACCGGCGTCGAACGGCTCGCACGCCAGCTCGCCGGCCAGTCGCCGGAACGCGCAGCGCAGCACCTCGTGGCGCTGGACGAACGCCAGCAGGGCCCGGGCCAGCACCGGTTCGTCGAGCCGGCCGGAGACCTCGAAGGTGACCGCGACCCACGAGGCCACGGGGTCGTCGGCGGCCCGGCTCTCCTCGGCGACGGTGAAGTGCTTGTCCTGGTTGAAGGACGCCCTCCTGCCGGCTTCGTCGATCCGCTCGCCGGCCTCCGCCGCGGTGGACCGCAACTGCCACTCGACCACCCGTCCGGGTGCCACGTGGTGCATCTCCAGAGGAAACTGCCGCATTCCGTCATCCCTTCGCCCCCGAGCCAACCCCCAGGCCCTAACGACCTCCGGACCGGGGAAGTGACGGAATCACCCGCGGGGGAGCGTGCGGCGCAGGTCAGAGGTGCTCGGACGCGGCGTGCGTGTCGGGCCGCAGTTCGATGTGGTCGGGGGCGAGGTCGACGGCGACGCGGTGCTCCATGCCCAGCGCCTCCAGGAACTTCGGGGGCAGCTGGACGCGGCCGGTCCGGTCGAGCATCACGTACTCGCGTTCGCTCACCGACTCGGTGCCGTGCTCGTCGGTGACGACCCGGCGCAGCACCTCGGTGCTGGTGCGGCCGTCGCGCATGGCGACGGTACGGCGGACCTCCCCGGCGACCATGGGGTCGTGGGTGACGATGACGACGGTCGCCCCGAGTTCGCGGTTGACGGTGCGGAAGGCCTCGAAGACCGCGGACCCGGTCTCGGAGTCGAGTTCGCCGGTGGGCTCGTCGGCGAGCAGGACGGCCGGGTTGTTCGCCATGGCCACGGCGATCGCCACGCGCTGCTGCTGGCCGCCGGAGAGCGCCGCCGGCCTGCGGTCCGCCAGCTCGGCGATGCCGAGGGCCTCCAGCAGCTCGGCGGTGCGCACGGCGTGCCGCTTGGCGGCGCCGCGCCCGTTCCCCTTCAGCTGCATCGGCAGGGCGATGTTCTGCGCGGCGGTCAGGAACGGCAGGAGGTTGCGCGCCGTCTGCTGCCAGACGAAGCCGACCGCCTCGCGCCGGTAGCGCAGCCGGTCGCGCGCCGACATCTCCAGCAGGTCGTAGCCGCCGACCGAGGCCGTGCCGGCCGTGGGTACGTCCAGCCCGGCGAGGATGTTCAGCAGCGTCGACTTGCCGCTCCCGGACGCGCCGACCAGGCCGACCAGGTCGCCCTGGGCGACCGTCAGCTCCAGCCCCTGCAGGGCCTGGACCTCGACCCCGGCCGTGGTGAAGATCCGCACCAGCCGGTCGCAGACGATGGCCGTGCCGGCCGCCCGGCCCCGGGGCGCCGCGGCGGCCAGGGCCCGGCGCTGCAGCTCTTCGTACGTGGGCGCTTCGGCGCTCATCGGTTGTCTCCCGCTCTCAGCTCGGTGGTGATCTGGCGCCGCCCGGATATCGCGGCCTCGGCGAGGACGACCCCCGCCACCAGCGCGGCCAGCCCCAGGGCCTGGGACAGTACGGGCCACGGCGCGAGGCCCAGTCCGGTCGGTACGGCGGAGCCGACCATCGAGGACAGGTCGACGGCCGGACCCAGCAGGACGACGGCGGCCGCCGCGACCAGCGCCCCGCCGAACGCGGCGGCCAGCGCCTGCGGCAGGGCCTCGGCCAGGATCAGCGCCACGCCCTGCCGGGGCCGCAGCCCCATCGTGCGCAACCGGGCCAGCAGCGCCGCCCGTTCGGGCGCGGCCCGCACCAGCGTCAGCAGGACGGCCAGCAGGGCGAAGCCCGCCGCGGCCGCCAGCGAGGCCCAGAACAACTGCCCCGCCGAGCGCTGGAGCGGGTCGGAGCCGAGCTCGGCCACGACCTCCGCGCTCGTACGGACCAGGTAGTGCGGGGCCTGCGCCGCCGGTGCGCCGGTGCGCACCAGCTCCGCCAGCCGTGCCGGGTCCGTCGAGCCGGTGGCGAACCACCGGTTGGGCCGGGCGGACAGGGGGACCGCGGCGGTGGCCGTCGGACCGGCCGGAAGGACCACGACGCCGGACCCGTCGCCGGGCAGGACGGGTGTGCCGTCGACCACGGCCGCCGCCCTGATCGCCACGTCCCCGCCCGCGATCCGCAGGTGCAGGGGCGCGGAGCCGGAACCCGCCGCCGCACGGGCGAGGTCGCGGCTGACCAGTGCGGGCAGCGGGGCGCCCGGGGCGGCCGCCAGGACGGCCTGGTCGAACCGGCCCCGCCCGACGGTGCGGGCCAGCTCCGCGTACGCCGCCGGATCGGCGACGACCACGGTGACCTGGACGGAACCCGCCGGGCCGGCGCCGGTCACCGACCCGTCGCCACGGGTCCACACGGGTACGGACGTCCGCACCCCGGGCAGCGCGGCGGCGGCCCGGACCAGCTCCGGCGGCAGCGACTGCCCGTCCGGCGCCGAGATCTGGCCGTCCCCGCCGACGGCCTGGCGGGCCGCCTGGAGCCGGGCGCCCTCCACCGTGCCCAGCACGGTGGCCCCGAACCCGCCCGTGGTGACGGCGAGCAGCAGCGCGATCAGCGGCAGCACCGAGGGACGGGCGCGGTTCCCGGTGCCCCGAGCCGCCCGCGTCAGGCCGAGGAAGCCGACCACCCCGGACCCGCGGCCCGCGGCGCGCGCGACCAGGCCCACCACGGCGGGCTGGAGCCGGGACAGCAGCAGCGCTCCGGACAGGGCCAGCAGCAGCGGGGCGGCGACCAGCAGCGGGTCCAGCCCGGCGCCGGCCGGTGCCACCCCGCGCCGGCGCACCTCGAACACGGCCGCGGCGGTGGCCGCGAGGACGAGGAGCTCGGCGACGAGCCGGCGCCGGGGGCCGGGCCCGCGCGGCGGTGACAGCAGCACGAAGGCCCGGACCGGGAACGCCAGCAGGGAGAGGAGGGCGACGGCCGAGGCCGCCAGCAGGGAGGCCGCCATCCGCGGGCCGGGCACCAGCAGCAGCGCGAGCCAGCAGGCCAGCGCGGAGCCCGGCAGCACGGTCACGGCACCCTCCGCGAGCAGCCGCCGCACGATGGACGTGCGCGAGCCGCCGCGCGCCAGCAGCAGCCGCAGTTCCGCCTCGCGCCGGTCCCCGCCGAGCGCGGCGGCCAGGCACAGGACGACCGCCGCGACGCCCGCCACCCCGGCCGGACCGATCGCGGCGAGCGGGGCGGCGGCCCGCTCCCGGGCCCGGGCCTGCTCGAACAGGTCGGGCAGGCGGGAGGAGATGCGCAGGTCGGACCGGCCGACGGCGGAGGTCAGCCCGGACGCGGTCGGCCCCGCGACGAAGGCCGCGGTCTCCTTGGCCGCGGAGGGCAGCCGGTCTGCCCGCAGCGAACCGGTGTCGACCGGAAGCCGCCAGAAGTACTCGGCGGTCTCCCCCCAGGGCGCGAGCCGGTCGAGGGACTCCGCGGCGATCAGCGCGCCGGCCTGCCAGAACTGCTGCGGGGGCAGCGCGGGGGTGGCGGAGAGACAGGCCTTGGTCAGACAGGGCAGGTCGGTCCAGTACACGCCGTCGGTGTCGGTGGCGTCGTACAGGCCCACCACCACGGCGCGGGCCGTGCCGAAGATGTTCGGACGGGTGTCCAGCACGGTGCCGAGCGACACGTTGAGCGTCGCGGCCGTGCTCCGGGCCAGGGCCACCTCCACGGGCGCGTCGGGCGCGGTGGCGGCCGGCCGCCGACCGGCCACCATCGTGGTGTGCTCGGCCGCCTGCGGCAGGTGGACCAGGTTGAGCAGCGGGTCGACCGTCTCGGGCCGGGGCAGTTCCGGGTTGGCCAGCGCCCGGCCGCGCAGGGCGCGCGCCCCGTGCACCGGACCGCTCGGGTCCAGCCGCAGGGCGTCGCCGGTCCGCGAACGGAGCGTGCCCAGCACGGAGTCCAGCTCCGCCGGAGTCATCGTGCCGTGCCGCGAGGTCGCGGTCGCGGTCAGGCTCGTCTGGCT
Above is a window of Streptomyces subrutilus DNA encoding:
- a CDS encoding YciI family protein, with protein sequence MPRFLTMIRIDEQNQPAEAFPADFEQRMGALLEEITKAGVMLDTAGLLPTSESTRLSWSGGKISYTDGPFTETKEVVGGYSLTQCKDKAEAVEWTKRFLEIHPAHWNVSAEVREIQEM
- a CDS encoding condensation domain-containing protein, which translates into the protein MRQFPLEMHHVAPGRVVEWQLRSTAAEAGERIDEAGRRASFNQDKHFTVAEESRAADDPVASWVAVTFEVSGRLDEPVLARALLAFVQRHEVLRCAFRRLAGELACEPFDAGELALEAREVGAFDTSERMGGFLVERFRRSIDTLSWPLFVMGAVVRTDSATVYLAFDHIVCDGMSMPVVVQEVMTAYEALRAGGELDLTPAPSYLDFAEEQRRRYLSIDARDERLDYWRAFMGPEGEFFPRFPLDLGVEPGRMYPIVNEASTLLDAGEAEVFEKTCLAVGGKPFMGLLASVAVCLREAGGPGVYRGLMPVSERGRDTWTDSVGWFVNTLPIEFDASPGRDFGQVMASVRSGFGEMISHVDVPFVRAWELLAPEEFAARSWPYPVNFFSYIDMRRCRGAERHDEWRAATHVWSARANGACSWFQRDTAGLHMNSLYVDTAAARRTMDDFQEALRLTVQEVARSGGFGRPIALTPPRRPVDTPLDAAGGARRS
- a CDS encoding thioredoxin family protein is translated as MARRVHQPLEDQEFDFVLSMATGPVLAYFTGTWPKAVEACRAMDEVVGELAREYGDRLTAVRTDITRCPATTRRFEVTGAPTAVLIVDGAAIATQAGPLTGEEFRQFLDAHL
- a CDS encoding ABC transporter ATP-binding protein, which encodes MSAEAPTYEELQRRALAAAAPRGRAAGTAIVCDRLVRIFTTAGVEVQALQGLELTVAQGDLVGLVGASGSGKSTLLNILAGLDVPTAGTASVGGYDLLEMSARDRLRYRREAVGFVWQQTARNLLPFLTAAQNIALPMQLKGNGRGAAKRHAVRTAELLEALGIAELADRRPAALSGGQQQRVAIAVAMANNPAVLLADEPTGELDSETGSAVFEAFRTVNRELGATVVIVTHDPMVAGEVRRTVAMRDGRTSTEVLRRVVTDEHGTESVSEREYVMLDRTGRVQLPPKFLEALGMEHRVAVDLAPDHIELRPDTHAASEHL
- a CDS encoding cytochrome P450 codes for the protein MSEIVSFPQDRTCPYHPPTAYEPLREGRPLSRVSLFDGRTVWVVTGHAEARALLADGRLSSDRTNAAFPAPTERFKGLQVRRAALLGVDDPEHNTQRRMLIPRFSVKRIAALRPQIHQTVDRLIDEMIAAGPRAELVSAFALPVPSMVICALLGVPYDDHEFFEGQSRRLLRGPGQSDVEDARHRLDEYFAALIERKRREPGDGLLDELIAQRLETGEIDVEELVALALILLVAGHETTANMISLGTFTLLRHPEQLTELRAEPSLMPTAVEELMRFLSIADGMLRVAAEDIEIGGETIRTDEGVVFSTSVINRDDSVFEEPDALDWHRPNRHHVAFGFGIHQCLGQNLARAEMEIALSTLFERLPGLRLDAEPDSIPFKPGDTIQGMLELPVAW
- a CDS encoding RNA polymerase sigma factor, encoding MSTAQAVEAVFRIESARIIAGVARIVRDVGIAEELAQDALVAALEQWPRTGVPDRPGAWLTATAKNRAVDLVRRRETYARKLAEVGRTLEDAPPPPEPADPDDIDDDLLRLIFTACHPVLATEARIALTLRLMGGLTTAEIARAFLAPEPTVAQRIVRAKRALARAGVPFEVPYGADRDQRLASVLEVIYLVFNEGHSATEGDDLVRPALCEDALRLARVLAGLMPDEPEVHGLAALLEFQASRIATRTGPDGAPVLLADQNRSRWNRMLIHRGVEALRRAGTGPYSVQAAIAGCHAAAVRYEDTDWATIAALYDRLVRLVPSPVVELNRAVAVSMARGPQAALPLVDALAAEPALRSYHLLPSVRGDLLERLGRPAEARAEFERAAALTRNASERALLLGRAARL
- a CDS encoding DoxX family protein, which encodes MPRRPSSPLLLAGLLAGAAVAHAALPRQFDAMVPRSLPGSPRRWTYASGVAELALAAGVAHPRTRRVAALGAAAFFVGVFPANVRMAADARSRGPAVRAAALGRLPLQVPLVLWARNVSRGAAR